In one window of Eggerthella guodeyinii DNA:
- a CDS encoding FtsX-like permease family protein, with the protein MMRLVFSDLRDHAVTWLGAFFVAVGCGYIGGWAASIEATATAYRNLQNVSSVVIAFSVVAAVIVLASAANLTVSVQRRSYALWQLANVKPRLVSAVVLAQLAVVSMVGAACGTLLAAVTFVPLFPLVFGARGEYAQVVPEVGATTMPAVWLVVTGVFLLGGLKGARSAGTTPPLTVLREPEPKRAGMTWLRALLFAALAVCTGWVVSIMAGSTPDVVMNYSLYVPILMVATVAPLAPLVFSAVLRAWTALVPQARWNAWYLARHTARYGLSTSTSVETPVMVGFGLVAGIYSSVSVWAAWARLQADVDFNGIDFTTALLMFGGPILLCAIGAAVSVVMTSRSRTRDVALLIASGARPQTMLGAAVCEALIHAVTATLVGAAAVVASNATIAYAVGLPLFANLAFGEGLVVSLAGFVLVLTATLVPTCAALNKEPAAVLTL; encoded by the coding sequence ATGATGCGGCTCGTGTTCTCGGACTTGCGCGACCACGCCGTCACGTGGCTCGGCGCGTTCTTCGTGGCGGTAGGCTGCGGCTACATCGGCGGCTGGGCGGCGTCGATCGAGGCGACGGCGACCGCCTATCGGAACCTCCAGAATGTCAGCTCGGTGGTGATCGCGTTCTCGGTGGTCGCCGCCGTGATCGTGCTCGCGTCGGCCGCGAACCTGACCGTGTCGGTGCAGCGGCGCTCCTACGCCTTGTGGCAGCTGGCGAACGTGAAGCCGCGGCTGGTGAGCGCGGTGGTGCTCGCCCAGCTGGCCGTGGTGTCGATGGTGGGCGCCGCGTGCGGCACGCTGCTCGCAGCGGTCACGTTCGTGCCGCTGTTCCCGCTCGTGTTCGGTGCGCGCGGCGAATATGCGCAGGTGGTTCCCGAAGTGGGCGCGACGACGATGCCCGCCGTCTGGCTCGTGGTGACCGGCGTGTTCCTGCTCGGAGGGTTGAAGGGCGCCCGCAGCGCGGGCACCACGCCGCCGCTCACCGTGCTGCGCGAGCCGGAACCCAAGCGCGCGGGCATGACGTGGTTGCGTGCGCTGCTGTTCGCCGCGCTTGCCGTCTGCACCGGATGGGTCGTCTCGATCATGGCGGGATCCACCCCCGACGTGGTCATGAACTACTCGCTCTACGTGCCCATCCTCATGGTGGCGACGGTGGCGCCCCTCGCGCCCCTCGTGTTCTCGGCCGTGCTGAGGGCGTGGACGGCGCTCGTGCCGCAAGCGCGCTGGAACGCCTGGTATCTCGCGCGGCACACCGCGCGCTACGGGTTGAGCACCAGCACCTCGGTCGAGACGCCCGTCATGGTGGGCTTCGGCTTGGTTGCGGGCATCTATTCCAGCGTCAGCGTGTGGGCCGCATGGGCGCGGCTCCAAGCCGACGTCGATTTCAACGGCATCGACTTCACCACGGCTCTCCTCATGTTCGGCGGCCCCATCCTCCTGTGCGCCATCGGCGCAGCGGTGAGCGTGGTCATGACGTCGCGCTCGCGCACCCGCGACGTCGCCCTGCTCATCGCGAGCGGGGCGCGCCCCCAGACGATGCTGGGGGCCGCCGTCTGCGAGGCGCTCATCCACGCGGTCACCGCCACGCTTGTGGGCGCGGCGGCCGTGGTCGCGTCCAACGCAACCATCGCCTACGCGGTGGGGCTGCCCCTGTTCGCGAACCTCGCGTTCGGCGAGGGGCTCGTCGTCTCGCTCGCGGGCTTCGTCCTCGTCCTGACGGCGACGCTCGTTCCCACCTGCGCCGCCCTCAACAAGGAGCCCGCCGCGGTTCTCACGCTGTAG
- a CDS encoding ammonia-forming cytochrome c nitrite reductase subunit c552, whose protein sequence is MAKTKRNKLAVWTASVCAFGMVMGLVACAPQATTDDKTDQKADENKTVQVETPEADKFGVVVAESWKDAYPDQYASYLENESNSPDSGKHNYLELYPALNTMYKGYAFALGYDEASSHLYTLQSVKETPRTTKKEQLAGCITCKTPQFTALANEEGDSVYKEKFNDMIGEFDEPISCYNCHENDPQSISTPGTYFVKALGNDAGESSSVPMSAQACGQCHNEYYFDGETKVTSNPYTGLKEMTPDAILAYYDDMNFKDWNHADTFAPMIKVQHPEFETNYGGDQSPMAKQGYSCSDCHMGTVEGENGEYTSHNWTSPLENKQLIENDCSKCHDDLEKKVKDIQASEEERVTSISEKIEDMTGKIAEKYADEIAAMKAASEAKTDIPAASEELAKLQTLQRNAQFYWDFVMVENSEGAHNSKLTDETLDKAEAAVDEALTMLA, encoded by the coding sequence ATGGCTAAGACTAAGAGGAACAAACTTGCCGTCTGGACCGCCTCCGTGTGCGCGTTTGGTATGGTCATGGGGTTGGTCGCATGCGCGCCCCAGGCAACTACAGACGACAAGACGGACCAGAAGGCAGACGAGAACAAAACGGTTCAGGTGGAAACGCCTGAGGCGGACAAGTTCGGCGTTGTCGTTGCCGAGTCGTGGAAGGACGCATATCCGGATCAGTACGCATCGTACCTGGAGAACGAGTCCAATTCGCCCGATTCCGGCAAGCACAACTACCTGGAGCTGTACCCGGCTCTGAACACCATGTACAAGGGCTACGCGTTCGCGCTGGGCTACGACGAGGCGTCGAGCCACCTGTACACGCTGCAGAGCGTGAAGGAAACCCCGCGTACCACGAAGAAGGAACAGCTCGCCGGTTGCATCACCTGCAAGACCCCGCAGTTCACCGCTCTGGCGAACGAAGAGGGCGACTCCGTGTACAAGGAGAAGTTCAATGATATGATTGGCGAGTTTGACGAGCCGATCAGTTGCTACAACTGCCACGAGAACGACCCGCAGTCGATCAGCACGCCTGGCACGTACTTCGTGAAGGCCCTGGGCAACGACGCCGGCGAGAGCTCGAGCGTACCCATGAGCGCGCAGGCATGCGGCCAGTGCCACAACGAGTATTATTTCGATGGCGAGACCAAGGTCACCTCGAACCCTTATACGGGTCTCAAGGAAATGACCCCGGACGCTATCCTGGCTTACTACGACGATATGAACTTCAAGGACTGGAACCACGCTGACACGTTCGCTCCGATGATCAAGGTTCAGCATCCCGAGTTCGAGACGAACTACGGCGGCGACCAGTCCCCCATGGCCAAGCAGGGCTACAGCTGCTCCGATTGCCACATGGGCACGGTTGAGGGCGAGAACGGCGAGTACACGTCCCACAACTGGACGAGCCCGCTCGAGAACAAGCAGCTCATCGAGAACGACTGCAGCAAGTGCCATGACGACCTGGAGAAGAAGGTCAAGGACATCCAGGCCAGCGAAGAAGAGCGCGTGACCTCGATCAGCGAGAAGATCGAGGACATGACCGGCAAGATCGCCGAGAAGTACGCCGACGAGATCGCCGCCATGAAGGCTGCCAGCGAGGCCAAGACCGACATCCCCGCTGCGTCCGAGGAGCTTGCCAAGCTGCAGACGCTCCAGCGCAACGCTCAGTTCTACTGGGATTTCGTGATGGTTGAAAACAGCGAGGGAGCGCATAACTCCAAGCTGACCGACGAGACGCTCGACAAGGCCGAGGCCGCTGTCGACGAAGCTCTGACGATGCTCGCATAG
- a CDS encoding ABC transporter ATP-binding protein produces the protein MGTERERMGTERERMGTAGERTRATVVAHEVKKSFSAGRGRKRRVVDVLRGVSLRVEPGEMVSIVGPSGSGKSTLLYCLSGLESADAGSIEVMGRQVVRANRTALFKTRRDHVGFIFQSYNLIPSLSAGENVSLPARLAGRPLSADRTRAVLESVGLGGREKSRPGDLSGGEQQRVAIARALAGGADVIFADEPTGALDSRNGREVLGMLRGIADDPQRSVVMVTHDLEAASLADRVLVLKDGRVVAELGRSSAAQIFNALEEKGERA, from the coding sequence ATGGGCACTGAGAGAGAACGCATGGGCACTGAGAGAGAACGCATGGGCACGGCAGGAGAGCGTACGCGTGCCACCGTCGTCGCACACGAGGTGAAGAAATCGTTCAGCGCGGGGAGGGGGCGCAAGCGGCGGGTCGTCGACGTGCTGCGCGGCGTCAGCCTGCGCGTCGAGCCCGGCGAGATGGTCAGCATCGTGGGGCCCAGCGGCTCGGGGAAGTCGACGCTGCTGTACTGCCTGTCGGGGCTGGAATCGGCCGACGCCGGCTCCATCGAGGTGATGGGCCGACAGGTCGTGCGCGCAAACCGCACGGCGCTGTTCAAGACGCGCCGCGACCACGTGGGCTTCATCTTCCAGTCGTACAACCTCATACCCTCGCTGAGCGCGGGGGAGAACGTGTCGCTTCCCGCGCGCCTGGCGGGCCGTCCGCTCTCTGCAGACCGGACGCGCGCGGTGCTCGAAAGCGTCGGCCTGGGCGGTCGGGAGAAGAGCCGCCCCGGCGACCTGTCGGGCGGCGAGCAGCAGCGCGTGGCCATCGCCCGCGCGCTCGCGGGCGGCGCGGACGTGATCTTCGCCGACGAGCCCACCGGCGCGCTGGACTCGCGCAACGGCCGCGAGGTGCTGGGCATGCTGCGCGGCATCGCCGACGACCCGCAGCGCTCGGTGGTGATGGTGACCCACGACCTGGAAGCCGCGTCGCTGGCCGACCGCGTCCTCGTGTTGAAGGACGGTCGGGTGGTCGCGGAATTGGGGCGCTCGAGCGCGGCCCAGATATTCAATGCGTTGGAGGAGAAGGGGGAGCGGGCATGA
- a CDS encoding MDR family MFS transporter: MGSKDNALDAQAATDHHHGKHYTHLPKRSVLAVFVGLVIAMVAAALDQTIVSTALPTIVGDLGGVNQMLWVTTAYVLTATVVMPVYGKVGDLVGRKGLFIFALALFTVGSVVCALASNMGMLIAGRGIQGLGGGGLMILAQAIIADVVPARDRGKYMGVMGVAFVLPMLVGPLLGGLFTDHLSWHWAFWINVPLALVAAIAAVRFLPKPQHRESLASFDVWGTVFITAAVVALVLATSWGGVRYDWDSPQIIGLFIGVAAFSALFVLAERRAKTPLMPLSIFKNRTFVLSTLAGLFVMFALMASMTYLPTFFQIVHGMNATTAGYMEIPMSVVYLVSSLVSGFLVSRNGRYKKLMIVSFALVIAGLVAMTTITQDTSVVLIVGGFLVVLGFGMGLSFEILVLIVQNEFPASEVGTVTAATNFFREVGTTLGASVAGAIFTRGLASTLSEKLASFGGLEALGVEANSITPGIVHMLPGELQRAIGGAYTDALVPMFVAMVPLAIIGTVLMLLLKEKPLAKDQAREAAGL, from the coding sequence ATGGGAAGCAAGGACAACGCGTTGGACGCGCAGGCGGCGACCGACCATCATCACGGAAAGCACTACACGCACCTGCCGAAGCGCTCGGTGCTGGCGGTGTTCGTCGGCCTCGTCATCGCCATGGTGGCGGCAGCGCTCGACCAGACCATCGTGTCCACCGCCCTGCCCACCATCGTGGGCGATTTGGGCGGCGTGAACCAGATGCTGTGGGTGACGACGGCCTACGTGCTGACGGCCACCGTCGTGATGCCCGTCTACGGCAAGGTGGGCGACCTCGTCGGGCGCAAGGGGCTGTTCATCTTCGCGCTTGCGCTGTTCACCGTCGGGTCGGTGGTATGCGCGCTGGCGTCGAACATGGGGATGCTCATCGCGGGACGCGGCATCCAAGGACTGGGAGGCGGCGGGCTGATGATCTTGGCGCAGGCCATCATCGCCGACGTGGTCCCCGCGCGCGACCGCGGCAAGTACATGGGCGTCATGGGCGTGGCCTTCGTGCTGCCCATGCTGGTGGGGCCGTTGCTGGGCGGGCTGTTCACCGATCACCTGAGCTGGCACTGGGCGTTCTGGATCAACGTGCCCCTCGCGCTCGTGGCGGCCATCGCGGCCGTCCGCTTCCTCCCCAAACCGCAGCACAGGGAGTCGCTGGCGTCGTTCGACGTGTGGGGCACCGTGTTCATCACGGCCGCCGTGGTGGCGCTCGTGCTGGCAACCTCGTGGGGCGGCGTGCGCTACGACTGGGATTCTCCCCAGATCATCGGGCTGTTTATAGGAGTGGCGGCGTTCTCCGCGCTGTTCGTGCTGGCCGAGCGCCGCGCGAAGACCCCGCTCATGCCCCTGTCCATCTTCAAGAACCGCACGTTCGTGCTGTCCACCCTCGCCGGTCTGTTCGTCATGTTCGCGCTCATGGCCTCCATGACCTACCTGCCGACGTTCTTCCAGATCGTGCACGGCATGAACGCCACCACCGCGGGCTACATGGAGATCCCGATGAGCGTGGTCTACCTCGTCTCGTCGCTGGTGTCCGGCTTCCTGGTGAGCAGGAACGGCCGCTACAAGAAGCTCATGATCGTGAGCTTCGCGCTGGTCATCGCCGGCCTCGTGGCGATGACCACCATCACGCAGGACACGTCGGTGGTGCTGATCGTCGGAGGGTTCCTCGTGGTCCTCGGCTTCGGCATGGGGCTAAGCTTCGAGATCCTCGTGCTGATCGTGCAGAACGAGTTCCCCGCCTCGGAGGTGGGCACGGTCACCGCCGCCACCAACTTCTTCCGCGAAGTGGGCACCACGCTGGGCGCCTCGGTGGCGGGCGCCATCTTCACGAGGGGGCTGGCCAGCACGCTCTCCGAGAAGCTGGCGAGCTTCGGCGGTCTCGAGGCGCTGGGCGTCGAGGCGAACTCCATCACGCCGGGCATCGTGCACATGCTGCCGGGCGAGCTGCAGCGCGCCATCGGCGGCGCGTACACCGACGCCCTCGTTCCCATGTTCGTAGCCATGGTGCCGCTGGCGATCATCGGGACGGTGCTCATGCTGCTCCTGAAGGAGAAGCCGCTCGCGAAAGACCAGGCGCGCGAGGCGGCGGGGCTCTAG
- a CDS encoding helix-turn-helix transcriptional regulator translates to MSFRDNMQHLRATRNMTQEQLAMLLGVSRQSVSKWEAERAYPEMDKLLRMCALFECTLDELVCGDLTARPAAEASSVPAGKPQDVTGYDQAMRTFAWKLPLGIAVIILGAALALLLSDPALMPTLEVRNFATALVFVGAAAGLALILPASFERSAFRKAHPFVDDFYTADQKIQARTTLSTGLVAGIALVLAGMAATIVLQADVWLASAVFFMCAAVGVFVIVRSCLLGSRCNLARYNRRSLGGMSEEQIEAMGDDDLAERARRARRENGTYAAVMCVATAVGLVLAFTPAAAFFLLAWPVGGIVCAAIKAFRSARSSR, encoded by the coding sequence ATGAGCTTTCGCGACAACATGCAACATCTGCGCGCCACGCGCAACATGACGCAGGAGCAGCTTGCCATGCTGCTGGGCGTCAGCCGCCAATCGGTGTCGAAATGGGAGGCCGAGCGCGCATACCCGGAAATGGACAAGCTGCTGCGCATGTGCGCCCTGTTTGAATGCACGCTCGACGAGCTGGTGTGCGGCGACCTGACCGCGCGCCCGGCCGCCGAGGCGTCCAGCGTGCCGGCGGGGAAGCCGCAGGACGTGACCGGCTACGACCAGGCTATGCGCACGTTCGCGTGGAAGCTCCCGCTCGGCATCGCCGTCATCATCCTGGGCGCCGCGCTGGCGCTGTTGCTGTCCGATCCCGCGCTCATGCCGACGCTTGAGGTGCGCAACTTCGCAACTGCGCTCGTGTTCGTCGGCGCGGCCGCCGGGCTCGCGCTCATCCTTCCCGCGTCGTTCGAGCGCAGCGCGTTCCGCAAGGCGCACCCCTTCGTCGACGACTTCTACACGGCCGACCAGAAAATCCAAGCCCGAACGACCCTTTCGACGGGCCTCGTGGCAGGCATCGCCCTCGTCTTGGCGGGGATGGCTGCGACCATCGTGCTGCAAGCGGACGTGTGGCTCGCAAGCGCGGTGTTCTTCATGTGCGCTGCGGTCGGCGTGTTCGTCATCGTGCGCAGCTGCCTGCTGGGATCGCGCTGCAACCTCGCGCGCTACAACCGCAGGTCGCTCGGCGGCATGAGCGAGGAGCAGATCGAGGCCATGGGCGACGACGACCTCGCCGAGCGCGCCCGTCGTGCCAGGCGCGAGAACGGCACCTACGCGGCCGTCATGTGCGTGGCGACGGCGGTCGGCCTCGTGCTGGCATTCACGCCCGCGGCGGCCTTCTTCTTGCTGGCGTGGCCCGTCGGCGGCATCGTATGCGCCGCGATCAAGGCGTTCCGTTCCGCGCGGAGCAGCCGCTAA
- a CDS encoding cytochrome c3 family protein, producing MSEEETKVEAATEAPATEGSTTEEAAPKKKGKKWPIVVGVVVVVLIAAGAGFWVWHEQPSFCAAICHTPMDEYLETYEQEAGTTGVDKWGNEVSNTNAMLAVSHKTQGKDCMSCHVPTLSEQMSEGLNWVTGNYVYPLEERDTEMLTEARGLDSDEFCLNESCHNLTRDDLIKATSDMEFNPHQAQHGEIECSECHKAHRASVMYCTQCHSEAEVPEGWLTVAEANKLSTAA from the coding sequence ATGAGCGAAGAGGAAACCAAAGTGGAAGCCGCCACTGAGGCACCTGCGACTGAAGGCTCTACGACCGAGGAAGCCGCTCCCAAGAAAAAGGGAAAGAAGTGGCCCATCGTCGTGGGTGTTGTCGTGGTTGTCTTGATTGCAGCCGGTGCCGGCTTCTGGGTTTGGCACGAGCAGCCGAGCTTCTGCGCCGCCATCTGCCACACGCCGATGGACGAGTACCTTGAAACGTACGAGCAGGAAGCGGGCACGACGGGCGTCGACAAGTGGGGCAACGAAGTGAGCAACACGAACGCGATGCTGGCCGTTTCGCACAAGACTCAGGGCAAGGACTGCATGTCTTGCCATGTGCCTACGCTGAGCGAGCAGATGTCCGAGGGCTTGAACTGGGTTACCGGCAACTACGTGTATCCGCTTGAAGAGCGCGACACGGAGATGCTGACCGAGGCGCGCGGTCTTGACAGCGACGAGTTCTGCCTGAACGAGAGCTGCCACAACCTGACGCGCGACGACCTGATCAAGGCCACGAGCGACATGGAGTTCAATCCGCACCAGGCGCAGCACGGCGAGATCGAGTGCAGCGAGTGCCACAAGGCGCACCGCGCTTCCGTGATGTACTGCACGCAGTGCCACAGCGAAGCCGAAGTGCCGGAGGGCTGGCTGACCGTTGCCGAGGCCAACAAGCTTTCGACGGCGGCGTAA
- a CDS encoding GtrA family protein, with product MDAQASSDAAPAKRGRTLAMMAKYVGVSASQTVVELAVFALLGLVLDRQIANAAAIACSATYQFLMNRSVTFKSSSSMGRSVALFVLLWLWNLAFSSFVLAHAPALGVDPLLAKLGCMACQGVWGWLLSRYVIFR from the coding sequence ATGGACGCACAGGCTTCTTCCGACGCGGCTCCCGCGAAGCGGGGACGGACGCTCGCCATGATGGCGAAGTACGTCGGCGTCTCGGCAAGCCAGACGGTGGTGGAGCTGGCGGTGTTCGCGTTGCTGGGGCTGGTGCTCGACCGGCAGATCGCCAACGCGGCGGCCATTGCGTGCTCGGCCACCTATCAATTCCTCATGAACCGCTCCGTCACGTTCAAATCGTCCAGCAGCATGGGGCGCAGCGTCGCGCTGTTCGTGCTGCTGTGGCTGTGGAACCTGGCGTTCAGCAGCTTCGTGCTGGCCCATGCGCCGGCGCTCGGCGTGGACCCGCTGCTTGCGAAGCTCGGGTGCATGGCGTGCCAAGGCGTGTGGGGCTGGCTGCTTTCCCGCTACGTCATCTTCCGATAA
- a CDS encoding cytochrome c maturation protein CcmE, whose product MNAKTKRRMVVVTGVIVIVLVVILAVVGGASSAKTVSVAEAATGNYADQKIQVSGNVVENSFVTEDNVLTFDIYDPNGDASQQLHVRFEGGVSATFGNDVTAICTGKIGQDGVLNASELVTKCPSKYENATDALTVSQLTGYGDEVVDKPVKVSGAVKEGTLKAAGEGDRFVLVDPENGEELSVEFDDAISDEVKDGSSLVLTGSLNAQGKFTATEVALEG is encoded by the coding sequence GTGAACGCGAAAACGAAGCGCCGCATGGTTGTGGTGACCGGGGTCATCGTCATCGTGCTGGTGGTCATTTTGGCCGTCGTGGGCGGGGCGAGTTCCGCGAAGACCGTGTCGGTGGCGGAGGCTGCAACGGGGAACTACGCGGACCAGAAAATCCAAGTGAGCGGCAACGTCGTCGAGAACTCGTTCGTGACCGAGGACAACGTGCTGACGTTCGACATTTACGATCCGAACGGGGACGCATCCCAGCAGCTTCACGTGCGCTTCGAGGGTGGCGTTTCCGCCACGTTCGGCAACGACGTGACGGCGATCTGCACGGGCAAGATCGGCCAGGACGGCGTGCTCAACGCCAGCGAGCTGGTGACGAAGTGCCCGTCCAAGTACGAGAACGCCACGGACGCGCTCACGGTCTCCCAGTTGACGGGTTATGGTGACGAGGTCGTCGACAAGCCGGTGAAGGTGTCCGGCGCGGTGAAGGAAGGCACGCTGAAGGCGGCGGGCGAGGGCGATCGCTTCGTGCTCGTCGATCCCGAAAACGGCGAAGAGCTTTCCGTGGAGTTCGACGACGCGATCTCGGACGAGGTGAAGGACGGCTCGTCGCTCGTCCTGACCGGCTCCTTGAACGCGCAGGGCAAGTTCACCGCGACCGAAGTGGCCCTCGAGGGCTAA
- a CDS encoding heme lyase CcmF/NrfE family subunit codes for MPTIGLIGLLVAFAGVAVSVVCLIAGAILSRKKPGGVGETLTWGGHVAVLLSMAALTVCCAILVYCFFSGDMSIEYVLRYHSDSSSDLAWLYKLSGLWAGREGSLLFWAWLISLFNSVVAVRNMKSGRKLDSMALLVSQLVMAAFVGVLLFSESNMPFTATPAKYFDGSGNLTSAASVLGMNTLLEHWAMAIHPPTLFVGYAGLTIPFAYAIAAIIVNDSSKEWVVRSQRYTLFSWFFLGVGIGLGAIWAYVVLGWGGYWGWDPVENASLLSWIVGVALIHSFTVYRQRGAFKRWSVMCACLTFAFVIVGTFISRSGLVQSVHAFEGDPVSLALFGVLIGASILAGIVGLVVRWKSFGPAGSGADDVENMLSKDAAYYFNNVIMVVFAVLLTYMTISSALPSQLPFGGQSVSAGTYNAIARPLGVIYLAILAVCPLLSWGRTEGKQFWKRARIPAVCAVVLFAVLMFYFVTYLLPSYNAILAAGGTEADGLLEQGPSWYYNGVAVVGLLVASLLFFNSLFMLGRAIRGYQKGHGGNVLASAWGMLVNRASTFGGFVAHLGMAVILVGLIGSSMYVTEKTGYVKYDEETDSAPESFVIQDFELRYTGNVIDPQPNDDDILYTVNFDVYKDGEFVGAVSPTVQFVQSTQQQKLVASVISFPTEDLFVVYRGVNSDGDFSMDVRVNPLISQVWIGFGLLMAGVLIATVGRRGAKRKLADGTEAPKGVDADAVVVEVAEKTEKLEPAKDEA; via the coding sequence ATGCCAACAATAGGTTTGATCGGACTGCTCGTCGCGTTCGCCGGCGTAGCGGTATCCGTCGTGTGCCTGATTGCGGGGGCGATCCTGTCCCGCAAGAAGCCCGGCGGCGTGGGGGAAACGCTGACGTGGGGCGGCCATGTCGCCGTGCTCCTGTCCATGGCGGCCCTCACCGTATGCTGCGCCATCCTGGTGTACTGCTTCTTCTCGGGCGATATGAGCATCGAGTACGTGCTGCGCTACCACAGCGACTCCTCGAGCGACCTCGCCTGGCTCTACAAGCTGTCGGGCCTGTGGGCCGGCCGCGAAGGCTCGCTGCTGTTCTGGGCGTGGCTCATCTCGCTGTTCAACTCCGTGGTTGCCGTGCGCAACATGAAGTCGGGCCGCAAGCTTGATTCCATGGCCCTGCTCGTGTCGCAGCTCGTCATGGCCGCGTTCGTGGGCGTGCTGCTGTTCTCCGAGAGCAACATGCCGTTCACGGCCACGCCGGCCAAGTACTTTGACGGCTCGGGCAACCTGACGAGCGCCGCGTCGGTGCTCGGCATGAACACGCTGCTCGAGCACTGGGCCATGGCCATCCACCCACCCACCCTGTTCGTGGGTTACGCGGGCCTCACCATTCCGTTCGCGTACGCTATCGCCGCCATCATCGTGAACGACTCCTCCAAGGAGTGGGTCGTGCGCTCGCAGCGCTACACGCTGTTCTCCTGGTTCTTCCTGGGCGTGGGCATCGGTCTGGGCGCCATCTGGGCGTACGTCGTGCTCGGCTGGGGCGGCTACTGGGGTTGGGACCCCGTCGAGAACGCCAGCTTGCTGTCGTGGATCGTCGGCGTGGCGCTCATCCACAGCTTTACCGTGTACCGCCAGCGCGGCGCCTTCAAGCGCTGGTCGGTGATGTGCGCGTGCCTGACGTTCGCGTTCGTCATCGTGGGCACGTTCATCTCGCGCTCGGGCCTCGTGCAGTCGGTGCACGCCTTCGAGGGCGACCCGGTGTCGCTCGCGCTGTTCGGCGTGCTCATCGGCGCCTCCATCCTGGCCGGCATCGTGGGCCTCGTCGTGCGGTGGAAGAGCTTCGGCCCGGCCGGCTCCGGTGCCGACGACGTGGAGAACATGCTGTCGAAAGATGCCGCCTACTACTTCAACAACGTCATCATGGTCGTGTTCGCCGTCCTGCTGACGTACATGACCATCTCCTCGGCGCTGCCCTCGCAGCTGCCGTTCGGCGGCCAGTCGGTGTCTGCCGGCACGTACAACGCTATCGCGCGCCCGCTCGGCGTGATCTACCTGGCCATCCTCGCCGTGTGCCCGCTGCTTTCGTGGGGCCGCACCGAGGGCAAGCAGTTCTGGAAGCGCGCCCGCATCCCGGCCGTCTGTGCCGTCGTGCTGTTCGCCGTGCTCATGTTCTACTTCGTCACCTACCTGCTGCCCAGCTACAACGCCATCCTGGCGGCGGGCGGCACCGAGGCCGACGGCCTCCTGGAGCAGGGCCCGTCGTGGTACTACAACGGCGTGGCCGTGGTGGGCCTGCTGGTGGCCAGCCTGCTGTTCTTCAACTCGCTGTTCATGCTGGGCCGCGCCATCCGCGGGTACCAGAAGGGCCACGGCGGCAACGTGCTGGCGTCCGCCTGGGGCATGCTGGTGAATCGCGCGTCCACGTTCGGCGGCTTCGTCGCCCACCTGGGCATGGCCGTGATCCTCGTGGGCCTCATCGGCTCGTCCATGTACGTGACCGAGAAGACGGGGTACGTGAAGTACGACGAGGAGACCGACTCGGCTCCCGAATCGTTCGTCATCCAGGACTTCGAGCTGCGCTACACCGGCAACGTCATCGACCCGCAGCCGAACGACGACGACATCCTGTACACGGTGAACTTCGACGTGTACAAGGACGGCGAGTTCGTCGGCGCGGTGAGCCCCACCGTGCAGTTCGTCCAGTCCACGCAGCAGCAGAAGCTCGTGGCCAGCGTCATCTCGTTCCCGACCGAGGACCTGTTCGTGGTGTACCGCGGCGTGAACTCCGACGGCGACTTCTCGATGGACGTGCGCGTGAACCCGCTGATCTCGCAGGTGTGGATCGGCTTCGGCCTGCTGATGGCGGGCGTGCTCATCGCCACCGTCGGCCGACGTGGCGCGAAGCGCAAGCTGGCTGACGGCACGGAGGCGCCGAAGGGCGTCGACGCCGACGCCGTGGTGGTCGAGGTGGCCGAGAAGACCGAGAAGCTCGAACCCGCGAAAGACGAGGCGTAA